A section of the Vibrio vulnificus CMCP6 genome encodes:
- the xseB gene encoding exodeoxyribonuclease VII small subunit, producing MATKKPENMSFEATIEELDNLVDQLENGDLALDDALKKFERGIALARASQAKLTEAEQRVSILLSDSDDAPLSDFSTLAE from the coding sequence ATGGCAACCAAGAAACCAGAAAACATGTCCTTCGAAGCAACCATCGAAGAATTGGACAATTTGGTGGATCAACTGGAAAACGGTGATCTGGCTTTAGATGACGCTCTTAAGAAATTTGAGCGTGGGATCGCATTAGCCAGAGCCAGCCAAGCTAAACTAACAGAAGCAGAACAAAGAGTTAGCATTTTACTGAGCGACAGTGATGATGCTCCTCTCAGCGATTTCTCCACCTTGGCAGAGTAA